The following proteins are encoded in a genomic region of Candidatus Binatia bacterium:
- a CDS encoding transcriptional regulator, giving the protein MALTRDFKETILARARRDTRFRQALFTEAINAYLAGDTTAGKAILRDLVNATVGFEALAAAVNKSAKSLHRMLAPRGNPSTENFFDIVCALQKKTRVKLWVTAKAA; this is encoded by the coding sequence ATGGCACTCACACGGGATTTCAAGGAAACCATTCTGGCTCGTGCGCGGCGTGACACGCGGTTCCGCCAGGCGCTATTTACCGAAGCGATCAATGCCTATCTCGCCGGTGACACCACTGCGGGCAAGGCTATCTTGCGCGATCTGGTCAACGCGACAGTGGGCTTCGAAGCACTGGCGGCGGCGGTCAACAAATCCGCCAAGAGCCTGCATCGCATGCTCGCGCCGCGCGGTAACCCGAGTACCGAGAACTTCTTCGACATTGTTTGCGCGCTGCAGAAGAAAACGCGCGTCAAATTGTGGGTCACGGCCAAGGCCGCATGA
- a CDS encoding type II toxin-antitoxin system RelE/ParE family toxin, producing the protein MRLVEYLDGQGRSAYAKWFDSLNAPAAAKVAAAVYQLAAGNLSNVKGVGSGVFERKIEFGPGYRVYFGRDGDVLVILLGGSSKQRQQEAIAAAKARWTDYRRRKA; encoded by the coding sequence ATCCGGCTTGTTGAATACCTCGATGGCCAAGGCCGTTCCGCCTACGCGAAGTGGTTCGACTCCTTGAATGCACCGGCAGCGGCCAAGGTGGCTGCGGCTGTCTATCAGCTGGCCGCTGGCAATTTGTCGAACGTGAAAGGTGTTGGCTCCGGCGTGTTCGAAAGGAAGATCGAGTTCGGTCCTGGCTACCGCGTCTATTTCGGCAGAGATGGCGATGTACTGGTGATCTTGCTGGGCGGGAGCAGCAAGCAACGACAGCAGGAAGCCATCGCCGCGGCAAAAGCACGATGGACCGATTACCGGCGCCGCAAGGCGTGA
- a CDS encoding tyrosine-type recombinase/integrase has translation MVRYIAAAGIAGDKNGPLFRTTRGKTRQLTRSPMTRVDVFRMIKRRAQDAGLSSTAVCCHAFRATGITAYLENGGTLEHAQQIAAHESPRTTKLYDRTIDQVGLDEIERIAI, from the coding sequence ATGGTGAGGTACATCGCCGCCGCCGGCATCGCCGGCGACAAGAACGGACCGCTCTTCCGGACCACCCGCGGCAAAACGCGTCAGCTCACCCGCAGCCCGATGACTCGCGTCGACGTCTTCCGGATGATCAAGCGGCGGGCACAGGACGCCGGTCTCTCCTCCACCGCGGTCTGCTGCCACGCCTTCCGCGCCACCGGCATCACAGCCTATCTCGAAAATGGCGGTACACTCGAACACGCGCAGCAGATTGCGGCGCACGAGTCGCCGCGCACGACGAAGCTCTATGACCGGACCATCGACCAAGTCGGCCTCGACGAGATCGAGCGGATCGCGATCTAA